In Erwinia pyrifoliae DSM 12163, the genomic window GGCTGGTATTTAAGCCATAGCGCCTTTTCTTCTGCGGCTAAGTTCGCTTTCTCTGTCTTGCAGGATTGCAGGGCTTTACCGCGCTTACTGGCCTTTGTTGTGTAGGTTGCTTTGCGCTTGCTGTGATCGTTAAGAAAAGCGAACGGTACGCCGTATGCGCCCGTTTTACGGATAGACGGGATCACCTCGCGGAATATCCAATTACTGAAACGGTGTGCAAATGTGCCGGGGGTGCTGGCCTTCCGGCTGCGGGTTATCAGTTTATAAAAACCAGATTCGCGTACCGTACGCATTACCTGATTACCTCCGGGGGTAGGTGTTAAACACTCCCCCTTTTCGTCACCATCAAGGCGGCGTAATGCGACTAAGTGATCCGCCATTTCCAGCGCAGCGCAAATATCTTTAACCATAAACCACGGTTCGCCGTTGATATTCACTATCCGCACCTGTACGCCGTCAAAACGGATAACGGTAATATCCTGCGCGGTAGCCCTGAATATATCCATGCCCTGATTTTTGGCGTGGGGATGCCCGTCACGGCAATTAGCCATATTTTGAAATGTCATGTTTTTTAGCTCCGATTAAGCGGCGGTGAATGCGTCCGGGTATAAGGTCAGAATGTCGTTAATTTCCTGCTGTGATAGCCTACGATAGCCACCAGCGGCGGCATTGTGGTTTACCAGTTGAATAACGCGCATGACGTCAGCGCGGCATGTGAAGCGATAACGGAAATGTGATCCGATGCCGTCAGGGTTTTTCTCGTCGATACGCTCAAGGTGAATATCAAGGCTGCGTTCTAATTCGCTGGCATAATTTCTGCCAGACGATAAGCGGCAATAGCGGAGTATTTCATTTTCGGTAAATCCGTTAACCCCGGTGCGCATCATATATATGCGGGCGCGGTGCTTTTTCGGTGCTGGCTTGATGGTGGCAGTAGGGGTATTATCGTTGGCGCTAACCTGTTCGATGATGCCCGCCACGCTGCGGGTTTTTTTCATTATGCCGCCTCCCGCCGTGCTGCCAGCCAGTTGTTAATCTCCACCGCATCAAAGGCGGTGATCTTTTCTCCCAGCTTCACAGGTGCGGGCATGGCTTTAGCTTTTACCCAGCGGTCAACGGTGGCAACGTGAACGCCCAGCGCATCCGCTAAAAGATAACGGCGGATGTAGCCTGTTTGTGGCAATGCTGCTTTGTGGGCGGTGGTTGTGCTATGTGTGGTCATATGTCCCCTAACTTTCTTATACCGCGCTGTGCGGCGTTAGGGGTATGATTCTTTAAATTAATAGCACTGTCATCGCACCGAAAATCAAGTTTTCGTTACGAACTTATTTGTTTGATTTTAAAATCTTATTTGCTTCTGAAAAGTAATCATCAATCTTTCTTTGTTTCAATGAACTATTCCTTTCAACCATCTCAGACTTCAGTGAGTCTTGTGTCCATCTCTTGGATTTTATGTCAGCATTTTTGAGTGTATCTAGTAGTGTGCCTATGATTTGCAAGCTTTCATTTAGGCTTAAGTTATTATCGCTGTCATTTAATAAGCCGTTCTCAAATTTTTCAATATTCTTTGTTCTAAAAACAAACTCGACCTTCCCCAGGCTATCGGCAAGGGTAAAAAAAATCATGGTAGTTATCGAAGTCAACTGGAATGCCTTTTTCCTTATCGAAATAAACAATCTCACCATCATTGTTAGCGTTAAAAACAAACTCGTTAAAACTCTCCATAATGTTAAAAGTTCCGATTGATGTGCTTAAAAACGCCCCTTCTATGTTATGAAATTCTCTAGGTACCTTTCCCCTTTCAGATTCGAACTCATGAAGTACATCAAGTAACTCGGCTCCAATCATAGGGAGATCATACAAATCCCCAGATTTAAGCCTGCGAATACTACCCTCTCTTTCAACACGGTAAAAATCAGCATCTAACTCACTGTTAGAAAAAAAATTTTCACTACCCAAAACATTAATGTAAGCCCCGTCTGGGGTAGTTTGTATTATTCCTGCCTTAAGAAATTCCCTTTTCGTCGTGATGACCTCTTTTGCTAAAACTCCATAGCGGTCACCATCGAGTAAAACAGAGATGGTCAAATGGCCATCTAGGGCGAGTTGCAAGCAGTCAGATGGAGATACGGACTCACCCATTGATTTAGACAACCTCTTTGCAGTATCTTCGACTGCTAGCCATTTTTTTAGTTTGAATAAGTTGCTCATAACGTCACCTATAAACGTCACCTTAAAAAGATGACCAGATCAGGCGGTAAGGTTTGCCGCTTTTCGCCCCGTCAGGCTAGATCCGGTCAGTTCGTTAATTCTGGTTACTAATCGCGGTTACTGGCTGGTTACTTTGCCTTTCTCAACGGCGTTACGTTGTATTCCTCGCCACGTTCCAGCGCTACCAGTAAATCAGCCCACTGCGTTAACGCTGCTTTGCGTTCGTCAAAATATTGATGCCTGTTATAGATACCCTCGACGCCCTTGATACGGTGGTTTAAACAACGCTCTGCCACTACCGGATCTATGCCCAGCGCTGCAAGGTGAGTGCGAGCGGTGCGCCTAAAGTCATGTATGGTGAAATTAGGTACATCAGGCAGTTCTGCCCTTACTTTTGACAGCGCCACGGGTAGGGTACTTTCCTGAATATGGGGGATCATCCTGTTTTGCATCTTTCGTGCTGGCAGAACCCATTTACTGTTACAGGAAAAGGTGTGTAATTCTTCCAGCCATTTAACAGCGGGCGGGGGTAGGGGGATGTTGATAGCATCGCCGTTTTTGCTGCGTTCTTCTGGCAAGTGCCATACAGCGCCGTTCAGGTCGAATTCTTCCCACCGCGCCGCACATAGCTCCATCTTTCTAACGCATAGCGTCAGTAGCAGCTTAAAAGTAATTTCATTCTGGCGGCTAAACCCTTTGGCTGTGCGCATGGCTGAAAACAGCCGGATTAACTCATCGCGGGTTAACCAGCGTTCGCGGCTCACTTCCTTACCGCCTGCGTCTGCCACTTCAAAGGCTGAACAAGGGTTAATCTCTAAAGCGTGGCGTTTTATGCCGTAGTCGAATATGCGGCGCGTCCATCGTAAAACATCCGTTGCTATGGTAGGCGCTCCACGGTCTACGATGGCTTTTAGCATATCGTCAATATGGCGTGGCTTTACGTCCTCCACCTTCATGCTTCCTATGCGGGGGTTTATGTCCTTATCAATGCGGCGGCGCAGTATATCCGGGTGTTTCCAGCGTGGCAGTATTTGCCGGGTAAAGTATTCGGCGGCGAGGTCAGACACGCGCATGGCATTTTTATCTGCTTCCATCTTCGCCAGCGCTTCGGCTTTACGCTGCTGTTTCTCTCCTGCAACGTCATAACCGAGCGCAACGCGGGCGNCTAAATAGCTGCGCGGAATAGTAGATCACTTTGAGGGAACTCAGCCCGGATTGTGCGATCTGATCAATCGCCAAATCAAAACAAATCACCAACCGGACTGAGCAATGCCGATCATAGCACCCATTTCCCGTGAAGAACGACGCCTGATGCGAAAAGCTATCCATAAAACGCGCGATAAAAATCATGCCCGCAGGCTGACGGCCATACTGATGTTGCACCGGGGAAACCGTGTCAGCCACGTCGCCAGAACGCTCTGTTGCGCCCGTTCATCCGTCGGGCGCTGGATTAACTGGTTTACGTTGTCCGGTGTTGAAGGTCTGAAATCGTTGCCCGCAGGGCGCTCCCGCCGATGGCCATTTGAGCATATCTGCACTCTGTTACGTGAACTGATAAAGCACTCTCCCGGCGATTTTGGTTATCAGCGTTCACGCTGGAGTACGGAATTGTTGGCTATAAAAATTAAAGACATAACCGGCTGCCGGTTGCATGCAGGAACCGTCCGTCGCTGGTTGCCCGCTGCCGGGCTGGTGTGGCGCAGAGCTGCGCCAACCCTGCGGATCCGTGACCCGCACAAAGATGAAAAGATGGCGGTGATCCGCCAGGCGTTGGACAAATGCAGCGCAGAGCATCCGGTATTTTATGAAGATGAAGTGGATATCCACCTCAATCCAAAAATCGGTGCTGACTGGCAACTGCGCGGGCAGCAAAGACGCGTGGTAACACCGGGTCAAAATGAAAAATATTACCTGGCGGGTGCGCTGCACAGCGGAACGGGCAAAGTCAGTTACGTTGGCGGTAACAGCAAAAGTTCGGTGCTGTTTATCAGCCTGCTTAAGCACCTGAAAGCGAGTTACCGCCGGGCAAAAACGATCACGCTGATTGTCGATAACTATATCATCCACAAAAGCCGTGAAACGCTGAGCTGGCTGAAACAGAATCCAAAGTTCAGGGTGATTTACCAGCCGGTTTACTCGCCGTGGGTCAATCATGTTGAGCGCCTGTGGCAGGCGCTGCACGATACCATTACACGCAATCATCAGTGCCGGTCAATGTGGCAACTGTTGAAAAAAGTACGCCACTTTATGAAAACGGTCAGCCCGTTCCCGGGCGGTAAACACGGACTGGCAAAAGTGGAGCGCTATTAGACGCAGCTATTTAGTTCTTTGGCTGTCTCTCTGGCCTTTGATAGTGATAACTCTGCATAGGAACCAATAACCATAGCGCGCTGCTTGCCAGAAAATTTATAGCGGAATCGCCAGCTTGGAGATTGGTCTACCTGCCTGTATCGGAGATATAGCCCGCCACCGTCTGCGCGTCCTTCAAAGCGTTCTCCGGCTTTTATCCAGGCGCGGATCTGCATGTCTGTGAGTTTTGGCATTTTGCGAATATCCAAACTTTGAATAAGGGGTGTACCCAAAGCAATGTACAGAAAACTGATTGGGTACACCTTTGGGTACACCTTAACTATGCGCTTTGTTGCGGCTTTATGATAGCCCATGACAACAAAAAAAGCCCGCTGTGCGGCGGGCTGTCTGGTTTTCTGCTGTGTGCTGATAGCCAATAAATCGTTACTCGATATTCTGAATCTGTTCTCTCATCTGCTCAATCAGCACCTTCAGTTCGATGGCTGATGCGGTAATTTCGGCATTGATCGATTTAGAACCTAAGGTGTTCGACTCCCGGTTGAACTCCTGCATCATAAAGTCGAGGCGGCGGCCGACGGCTTCCTTCTTCTTCAGGATGTTGTAGGTCTCTTTTACGTGCGCTTCCAGGCGGTCCAGCTCCTCCGCCACGTCAACGCGCTGGGCCAGCATCACCAGTTCCTGTTCCAGACGGTTGTTTTCCAGCTGTACCTGAGCCTCTTCCAGGCGGCTGACCAGGCGTTCACGCTGCCATTTCAGCACGTCCGGCATATGCGCACGCACTTT contains:
- a CDS encoding Bro-N domain-containing protein, which codes for MTFQNMANCRDGHPHAKNQGMDIFRATAQDITVIRFDGVQVRIVNINGEPWFMVKDICAALEMADHLVALRRLDGDEKGECLTPTPGGNQVMRTVRESGFYKLITRSRKASTPGTFAHRFSNWIFREVIPSIRKTGAYGVPFAFLNDHSKRKATYTTKASKRGKALQSCKTEKANLAAEEKALWLKYQPDLLGVH
- a CDS encoding helix-turn-helix transcriptional regulator, with protein sequence MTTHSTTTAHKAALPQTGYIRRYLLADALGVHVATVDRWVKAKAMPAPVKLGEKITAFDAVEINNWLAARREAA
- a CDS encoding site-specific integrase — its product is MPRSYLXARVALGYDVAGEKQQRKAEALAKMEADKNAMRVSDLAAEYFTRQILPRWKHPDILRRRIDKDINPRIGSMKVEDVKPRHIDDMLKAIVDRGAPTIATDVLRWTRRIFDYGIKRHALEINPCSAFEVADAGGKEVSRERWLTRDELIRLFSAMRTAKGFSRQNEITFKLLLTLCVRKMELCAARWEEFDLNGAVWHLPEERSKNGDAINIPLPPPAVKWLEELHTFSCNSKWVLPARKMQNRMIPHIQESTLPVALSKVRAELPDVPNFTIHDFRRTARTHLAALGIDPVVAERCLNHRIKGVEGIYNRHQYFDERKAALTQWADLLVALERGEEYNVTPLRKAK
- a CDS encoding IS630 family transposase; the protein is MPIIAPISREERRLMRKAIHKTRDKNHARRLTAILMLHRGNRVSHVARTLCCARSSVGRWINWFTLSGVEGLKSLPAGRSRRWPFEHICTLLRELIKHSPGDFGYQRSRWSTELLAIKIKDITGCRLHAGTVRRWLPAAGLVWRRAAPTLRIRDPHKDEKMAVIRQALDKCSAEHPVFYEDEVDIHLNPKIGADWQLRGQQRRVVTPGQNEKYYLAGALHSGTGKVSYVGGNSKSSVLFISLLKHLKASYRRAKTITLIVDNYIIHKSRETLSWLKQNPKFRVIYQPVYSPWVNHVERLWQALHDTITRNHQCRSMWQLLKKVRHFMKTVSPFPGGKHGLAKVERY